The following are encoded in a window of Pseudomonadota bacterium genomic DNA:
- the trpA gene encoding tryptophan synthase subunit alpha has translation MSRIDQAFARCRAENRAAFIPFIMGGDPSLTTCAALLDALPAAGADIIELGIPFSDPMADGPVIAQAGLRALEAGATLAHILGLARAFRAKHSTPLVLMGYLNPVYVYGYEKFAADAQAAGVDGIILVDLPPEEAAEVEPLLTKHGIALVRLIAPTSVPGRLPLLTQHANGYLYYISITGITGGAAAPEARIREHLAAIRAATSLPVCVGFGVKTPADVSAMAALSDGVVVGSAIVNFIRESGSDLGKFTQFARALADGTRR, from the coding sequence ATGAGCCGCATCGACCAAGCCTTCGCCCGCTGCCGCGCCGAAAACCGCGCGGCCTTCATTCCCTTCATCATGGGCGGTGATCCATCCCTTACCACCTGCGCCGCACTGCTGGATGCGCTACCCGCCGCCGGGGCCGATATTATCGAGCTCGGCATCCCATTTTCCGACCCGATGGCGGATGGCCCGGTGATCGCCCAAGCTGGCCTGCGCGCGCTGGAAGCAGGCGCCACCCTCGCCCATATCCTGGGTCTCGCCCGCGCCTTCCGCGCCAAGCACAGCACCCCGCTGGTGCTGATGGGCTATCTCAACCCGGTCTATGTTTATGGCTACGAGAAATTCGCCGCCGATGCACAGGCCGCCGGGGTGGATGGCATCATCCTCGTCGACCTGCCGCCGGAAGAAGCGGCGGAAGTGGAGCCGCTGCTGACCAAACACGGCATCGCCCTCGTGCGCCTCATCGCGCCGACCTCGGTGCCGGGTCGCCTGCCGCTGCTCACCCAGCATGCGAACGGCTACCTTTATTACATCTCCATCACCGGCATCACCGGCGGTGCGGCCGCGCCCGAAGCGCGCATCCGTGAGCATCTCGCCGCCATTCGTGCCGCCACATCGCTGCCGGTCTGTGTTGGCTTTGGCGTTAAAACCCCCGCCGATGTCAGCGCCATGGCCGCCCTTTCGGATGGGGTTGTGGTCGGCTCAGCGATTGTAAATTTCATCCGCGAATCCGGATCAGACCTGGGCAAGTTCACGCAGTTCGCCCGCGCCCTCGCCGATGGCACGCGGCGCTAA
- the trxA gene encoding thioredoxin TrxA: MSTKHISDDEFDGAVLNSSTPILVDFWAEWCGPCKQIGPILDEIAKDMDGKLTIAKVNIDQNPESPQRYGVRGIPTMILFKDGKAIATKVGSMPKSQLVEWLNSHVA, translated from the coding sequence ATGTCCACTAAACATATCTCCGACGATGAGTTCGATGGCGCGGTGCTGAATTCCAGCACGCCGATTTTGGTCGATTTCTGGGCCGAATGGTGCGGGCCATGCAAGCAGATCGGGCCGATCCTCGATGAAATCGCCAAGGATATGGATGGCAAGCTGACCATTGCAAAAGTGAACATCGACCAGAACCCGGAATCGCCGCAACGCTATGGTGTGCGCGGTATCCCGACGATGATCCTGTTCAAGGACGGCAAGGCGATTGCCACCAAAGTGGGCTCGATGCCAAAGAGCCAACTGGTCGAATGGTTGAACAGCCACGTTGCCTAA